A single window of Sphingobium sp. SCG-1 DNA harbors:
- a CDS encoding cytochrome P450, with the protein MTDFRKSLLLDRVLNNEGYLMVTDFKPNMDAVPADNLPDHVPAELVRDLNWAFGYVPVDYDEPYRETERFFKGGAPRIMYVPKAVRGQVSKGAWVVTHYDDITHVYQDAETFSTEGTVAYQWLAGEKWPAIPLGIDPPDHMKYRKLLNPFFSPKAVDNLDGKMRRNANLLLDTCINGREDCDFSYEFARIFPVQVFLDLMGFPQDQLEPFLDWENKVLHSMNIDIQLPALRGILAYLREFIGTVRRESPEGITTDIVNGMVDDRPITDDEIMGIMFFLWLGGLDTVAATIAMMFRRIALDHKMQQYLRENPAKIPDAVEEFLRTQPLVNSQRLVKRDTELAGMKVKKGDWVICLNTAGNFDPNEFDSPREVMLDRQPNRHFTLSGGPHRCLGSHLARRELRIALEEALPRLPMFSLKSDEDRRVHPGLMSVRNLNIAW; encoded by the coding sequence ATGACGGATTTCCGCAAGTCTCTCCTGCTCGATCGAGTACTGAATAATGAAGGATATCTTATGGTTACTGACTTCAAGCCCAATATGGATGCCGTACCGGCGGATAATCTTCCCGATCATGTGCCAGCTGAGTTGGTAAGGGATTTGAATTGGGCATTTGGCTATGTCCCTGTGGACTATGACGAGCCCTATCGTGAAACCGAACGGTTCTTTAAGGGCGGCGCGCCGCGGATCATGTATGTACCCAAGGCGGTAAGAGGCCAAGTGAGCAAGGGCGCATGGGTGGTGACCCATTATGACGACATCACCCATGTGTATCAAGACGCCGAGACCTTTTCGACCGAAGGCACTGTTGCATATCAATGGCTTGCGGGAGAAAAATGGCCGGCCATTCCACTTGGCATCGATCCACCCGATCACATGAAGTATCGCAAGCTGCTCAATCCCTTCTTTTCGCCAAAGGCTGTCGACAACCTCGACGGGAAAATGCGCCGCAACGCCAATCTACTGCTCGACACATGCATAAATGGCCGTGAGGACTGCGATTTCTCATATGAGTTTGCAAGGATATTCCCGGTTCAAGTCTTTCTGGACCTGATGGGTTTCCCGCAGGATCAGCTTGAGCCGTTCCTAGATTGGGAAAACAAAGTTCTGCACAGCATGAACATCGATATCCAGCTTCCCGCACTTAGGGGGATTCTAGCCTATTTGCGGGAGTTCATCGGCACGGTTCGTCGCGAATCGCCAGAAGGCATCACCACGGACATTGTGAATGGAATGGTCGATGACAGGCCGATCACTGACGATGAGATCATGGGCATTATGTTCTTCCTTTGGCTTGGTGGCCTCGACACGGTGGCGGCAACGATAGCAATGATGTTCCGGCGCATCGCGCTGGACCATAAGATGCAGCAATATCTTCGTGAGAACCCCGCCAAGATACCTGACGCGGTCGAGGAGTTCCTGCGCACTCAGCCGCTGGTCAATTCGCAGCGCTTGGTGAAGCGGGATACCGAATTGGCGGGAATGAAGGTCAAGAAAGGCGACTGGGTGATCTGCCTGAACACCGCAGGCAATTTCGACCCAAATGAATTTGATAGTCCGCGCGAAGTGATGCTTGATCGCCAGCCAAACCGCCATTTCACATTGTCAGGTGGCCCCCATCGCTGCCTCGGTTCGCACTTGGCGCGCCGGGAGCTCCGTAT
- a CDS encoding MmgE/PrpD family protein: MTTNIGATEALALFAAHYDYNTISEVARSRGIDLVVDYFGVKLAAVRSELAHAALASFSPHPDLPATLVGLSSCASAGDAAFYHGTLAHGLEFDDSTLNPVGHPSTVILPALFALAEQTGASGKALMQAYHAGLEVHSRLGAAQKGNWSFAGGWLPIGHISLIGAAAACANLLKLDAAHTAHAIGLSVQFCGQLAVNSASLAKPFGAGNSARCGLVAALLASKGATAVDAVIERPGGFADTFFGEKSHDLEGALAKLGNPLQIEEIGIAIKRYPSCYGAHWGNDALMAIMEENKLAANDIRSIELAHPASGAFLDAPDPRNSEEAKFSHQYNLAVTALDVFPGVASFSEERVARQDVRDFLARVKTRVHAPDLPTPAAWEYRVSVETTVGRTISHSVPRPLGHPRRPMSQDDAARKFLNCASAALDGDAAAQLMDLLKSIDSLNDMRPISRLLDRTAQVELAA, from the coding sequence ATGACTACGAACATCGGTGCGACCGAAGCATTAGCCCTGTTCGCTGCACATTATGATTATAATACCATCTCGGAGGTGGCGCGAAGCCGGGGCATCGACTTGGTTGTTGATTACTTCGGTGTGAAGCTGGCGGCGGTGCGAAGCGAACTGGCGCATGCCGCGCTTGCAAGCTTCTCTCCGCATCCGGACCTGCCCGCCACGTTGGTGGGCTTATCCAGCTGCGCTTCGGCTGGCGACGCGGCCTTCTACCATGGCACGCTGGCGCATGGACTGGAATTTGATGATTCAACTCTCAACCCGGTGGGCCATCCCAGCACGGTAATCCTGCCTGCGCTGTTCGCACTTGCAGAACAAACAGGGGCGTCGGGCAAGGCACTCATGCAGGCCTATCATGCGGGGCTGGAAGTGCATTCGCGGCTTGGCGCGGCGCAGAAAGGCAATTGGAGTTTCGCAGGCGGCTGGTTGCCGATAGGCCATATCAGCCTTATTGGCGCGGCCGCTGCATGCGCCAATCTGCTGAAGCTGGACGCGGCTCACACGGCGCATGCAATCGGCCTTTCGGTGCAGTTCTGCGGCCAGCTCGCCGTGAACTCGGCCTCGCTTGCCAAGCCGTTCGGCGCTGGAAACTCGGCACGTTGCGGCCTCGTCGCCGCCCTGCTGGCAAGCAAAGGTGCAACCGCTGTCGATGCCGTGATCGAGCGGCCTGGCGGATTTGCCGACACCTTCTTCGGCGAGAAGTCTCATGACCTTGAAGGGGCGCTGGCCAAGCTGGGCAATCCCTTGCAGATCGAGGAGATAGGTATTGCGATAAAACGATACCCGTCCTGCTACGGTGCCCATTGGGGCAATGATGCGCTCATGGCCATTATGGAGGAGAACAAGCTGGCAGCGAACGATATTCGCAGCATCGAATTGGCGCATCCCGCCTCTGGCGCATTCCTCGATGCCCCTGATCCTCGCAATAGTGAAGAGGCGAAATTTTCACATCAGTATAATCTCGCGGTAACGGCGCTGGACGTTTTTCCTGGCGTTGCAAGCTTTTCAGAAGAGCGTGTCGCGCGACAAGACGTACGTGATTTTCTGGCGCGTGTGAAAACCAGGGTGCATGCGCCCGACCTGCCGACGCCGGCAGCATGGGAATATCGGGTTTCAGTGGAGACCACGGTCGGTCGGACGATTTCTCATTCCGTGCCACGGCCTCTTGGGCATCCCCGCCGTCCGATGAGCCAAGACGACGCTGCCCGCAAGTTCCTGAACTGCGCATCGGCAGCCCTTGACGGTGATGCAGCCGCTCAGCTGATGGACTTGCTGAAATCCATAGACAGCCTGAACGACATGAGGCCAATTTCGCGGCTGCTCGACCGGACCGCTCAGGTGGAGCTTGCAGCGTGA
- a CDS encoding cyclase family protein — protein sequence MNLLTNETRLAAIREVTHGQTFSMSLPLDYPGGDKVSMGRKPPQLAAVQLADGTEKYNFDLARFAPAFTDVINDDVILLHTQYSTQWDALGHVGSLFDADGDGKAKKVFYNGYRGGEHLSPSGEGKGPYAHALGIDRLAETGVQGRGVLVDLHAVYGRERIRVGYAELMEVMAKQGAEVRQGDFLCLYTGFADLVLEMCGNPDAKLLHHSCAGLAGEDQQLLDWITHSGVAAICSDNSAVEAVKTKPRGEDCHAMLPLHEHCLFKQGIHLGELWYFSELANWLDLNGRRSFLLTAPPLRMPGSVGSPVTPVATV from the coding sequence ATGAACCTGCTGACCAACGAGACGCGGTTGGCCGCTATCCGTGAGGTGACGCACGGGCAGACGTTCAGCATGAGCCTACCGCTCGACTATCCGGGGGGTGACAAGGTCTCGATGGGCCGAAAGCCGCCACAGCTGGCTGCGGTTCAGTTGGCCGATGGAACCGAGAAGTATAATTTCGACTTAGCCCGCTTTGCGCCTGCTTTCACCGACGTGATAAATGACGACGTGATCTTGTTGCATACCCAATATTCTACCCAGTGGGACGCCCTAGGTCATGTTGGTTCTCTGTTCGACGCGGATGGCGATGGTAAGGCTAAAAAGGTATTCTACAACGGCTATCGTGGTGGAGAGCATCTCTCGCCCTCTGGCGAGGGCAAGGGCCCCTATGCGCATGCACTTGGCATCGATCGGCTCGCGGAAACGGGGGTGCAGGGGCGAGGCGTGCTCGTCGATCTCCACGCCGTATACGGCCGCGAGCGAATAAGGGTCGGCTATGCCGAGCTGATGGAAGTTATGGCGAAGCAGGGAGCCGAGGTGCGGCAGGGGGACTTTCTCTGCCTCTATACAGGCTTTGCGGACCTTGTGCTGGAAATGTGTGGAAATCCCGATGCGAAACTGCTGCATCATAGCTGTGCGGGACTTGCGGGCGAAGATCAGCAACTGCTCGACTGGATCACACATAGCGGTGTCGCTGCAATATGTTCGGACAATTCAGCAGTAGAAGCAGTGAAAACCAAACCTCGCGGCGAGGATTGTCACGCCATGTTGCCGCTGCACGAGCATTGCTTGTTCAAGCAAGGAATCCATCTGGGCGAACTATGGTATTTCTCGGAGCTGGCGAATTGGCTCGACCTGAACGGTAGACGATCGTTTCTACTGACGGCGCCCCCGCTGCGGATGCCTGGCAGCGTCGGATCGCCGGTCACGCCGGTAGCGACAGTGTGA
- a CDS encoding PQQ-dependent dehydrogenase, methanol/ethanol family yields MREHAPIWISGLLLALSGCEAGSRSGSEAAAGDWPAYGRTADEQHYSPLDQINAETAPRLGLVWSHDLPVGMSATQPIEQSGVVYITTGHSDVTALDAKSGRRQWIWESNARQLAGDKLRQGYGARGLAYYEGRIFVGTHDGRLVALDAATGEPVWTAQTVAKGDNAYISGAPRAFDGKVIIGFGGADGGGVRGYVSCYDSRTGKLLWKFYIVPGNPATATDETTKAVSSSWRGQWWKSGGGGTAWNAIVYDPELKRFYIGTGNGYPYNQKLRSPGGGDNLYLSSIVAVDAETGKYVWHYQINPGEQWDYKATQDITLATLDIHGRPRKVLMQAPTNGFFYVLDRETGKLISAKPYTKVTWASKIDLITGRPVENPGARFEKGLFEMWPTIAGGHNWPPQSFSPKTKLVYIPTINRGMFIGDEGLDLTTQTRKGYPNNINVGMGITGNFEPSLAGQGSFLLAWDPITQKARWKVPMPGFWPAGTMVTGGNLVFQGQMDNKFRAYDAVSGNPVWSYDTRAPIVAAAISYSVEGRQYITVLTGNGGSSGGYHGVMEQQFKIDYRSQARRVLTFALDGKKALPPALAAPPKIRPVDPGYRANPALERQGAGYYALACGTCHGSGGAAAGTAPDLRISLATQSEETFLAIVREGVLMPQGMPRFQDMPENWVLAIRQYLRARGQALPPTTRSGDG; encoded by the coding sequence ATGAGAGAACATGCGCCAATCTGGATATCGGGACTGCTGCTTGCGCTCTCCGGCTGCGAAGCCGGGTCGCGAAGCGGATCGGAAGCCGCAGCGGGAGACTGGCCGGCTTACGGCCGCACCGCAGATGAACAGCATTACAGTCCGCTCGATCAGATAAACGCCGAAACGGCACCTCGGCTGGGACTTGTGTGGTCCCATGATTTGCCAGTCGGAATGAGCGCGACCCAGCCGATCGAGCAAAGTGGCGTCGTTTACATCACGACCGGGCATAGCGATGTCACGGCGCTTGATGCTAAATCCGGCAGGCGCCAATGGATTTGGGAAAGCAACGCCCGCCAACTTGCCGGAGACAAGCTGAGGCAGGGATATGGCGCGCGGGGCCTTGCCTATTATGAGGGCCGTATCTTCGTTGGCACGCATGATGGCCGCCTCGTTGCCCTAGATGCCGCAACAGGCGAACCGGTCTGGACCGCGCAGACGGTCGCCAAGGGGGACAATGCCTATATTTCAGGTGCTCCGCGCGCATTCGATGGTAAGGTCATCATTGGCTTCGGGGGAGCCGATGGCGGGGGCGTGCGCGGTTATGTCAGCTGTTATGATAGCAGAACGGGAAAGCTGCTGTGGAAATTCTACATTGTCCCCGGTAATCCGGCCACTGCCACAGATGAGACCACCAAAGCAGTGTCAAGTAGCTGGCGCGGCCAGTGGTGGAAATCAGGTGGTGGGGGAACTGCTTGGAACGCGATAGTTTACGACCCTGAACTCAAGCGTTTCTATATCGGCACGGGCAATGGCTATCCTTATAACCAGAAGCTGCGCAGTCCGGGCGGAGGAGATAATCTTTATCTGTCTTCAATTGTTGCAGTCGATGCCGAAACCGGCAAGTATGTGTGGCACTATCAGATAAACCCTGGAGAACAATGGGATTACAAGGCAACTCAGGACATCACGCTTGCAACATTGGACATTCACGGCAGGCCGCGCAAAGTGTTGATGCAGGCGCCCACGAACGGCTTCTTTTATGTGCTGGACCGGGAAACCGGGAAATTGATATCGGCAAAGCCTTATACCAAGGTAACGTGGGCGAGCAAGATCGACCTCATAACGGGACGACCCGTTGAAAATCCGGGCGCACGATTTGAGAAAGGGCTGTTCGAGATGTGGCCGACCATTGCAGGTGGCCATAATTGGCCGCCGCAGTCTTTCAGTCCGAAAACCAAACTCGTCTATATTCCAACTATAAATCGCGGGATGTTTATCGGCGACGAAGGGCTCGACTTGACCACCCAAACACGAAAGGGTTATCCCAACAACATCAATGTTGGGATGGGCATTACCGGCAATTTTGAACCGTCCCTAGCCGGGCAAGGCAGCTTTCTGTTGGCTTGGGATCCGATTACGCAGAAAGCGCGCTGGAAGGTGCCGATGCCAGGATTTTGGCCCGCTGGTACGATGGTAACGGGCGGAAACTTGGTTTTTCAGGGGCAGATGGACAATAAGTTCCGGGCATATGACGCGGTGTCGGGCAACCCGGTCTGGAGTTATGATACGCGCGCCCCGATCGTTGCTGCGGCTATCAGCTACTCTGTCGAGGGCCGCCAGTACATCACTGTCCTTACTGGCAATGGCGGATCGAGCGGCGGCTATCATGGCGTGATGGAGCAGCAGTTCAAGATCGATTATCGTAGTCAAGCGCGCCGGGTGCTGACATTCGCGCTCGACGGGAAAAAGGCCTTGCCGCCCGCGCTCGCGGCTCCCCCAAAAATAAGGCCGGTTGACCCAGGCTATCGGGCCAATCCTGCGCTCGAGAGGCAAGGCGCCGGCTACTACGCCCTCGCCTGCGGAACTTGTCACGGCAGTGGAGGCGCGGCGGCGGGAACCGCGCCCGACCTCCGTATCTCACTGGCGACCCAATCAGAGGAAACATTTCTTGCGATTGTTCGTGAAGGGGTGCTGATGCCCCAAGGCATGCCTCGCTTTCAGGATATGCCGGAGAACTGGGTTCTTGCTATCCGCCAATATTTGCGCGCCCGCGGACAAGCACTTCCGCCGACCACGCGAAGCGGCGATGGATAA
- a CDS encoding xanthine dehydrogenase family protein molybdopterin-binding subunit translates to MDRSQTIPITGMATLTRRKLIGGGALLIGFGLFGCKSVGGTAEYLEDMAIDPTNAASWVEVRPDNSIVMRTGNSDFGQGTIFTAYRQIVAEEMSTTVDAITTIVMGDTDRTPDGGGSYAFLGEGSPNIRKAAAYVYQALLDLGAKHLNVPRQKLVARDGTFTANGKSVTYGELVRGQELKLTIPVTPLWPMGLMISGTPPTKPVSEYTIIGKSVDNSVIASKVSGTTNWLSDFKLPEMLHARIIRPPSFGSKLKSVGTLDKNAFPNTRLVVKKNLVAVVSPDEWEAVQAASALAGEAKWTEWKGLPGNAGLNHALRKLNWTKVPAQKAGGKDDVSVSMKAAERTHKASYYLAYQKHVPIGPSMAVADVKPDGTAFVYAHVQNAQMLRRQIARMLNTSLDKVVVRSLPGPGHYGRSNGGSAGGEDEAVILSKELGQPVRVQWSRAEDVQWSTQSPAGFSDIEIGLDDSGKMVAYKADHYMPTMYENRPIGALLAGMPTEARPDQVKEGMGVGITNMMWDQWLYDGLGDYAQRAHGSAQVGEADSPLNIGLRCRSMRTPGHFQQNFPRELAISEAAMLAGKDPLQFRIDHATDKRVVGVLEKVREVSGWVPRPSPTPGASLAKSSQVRGRGVSTIFRQGSYWACVCEIAVTPSDGTIRVEKVTVVVDPGIVINPKQLKRQIEGGITMGLSQALREEVQFDEGIVTSQDWASYPIFTMADMPEIEVVLAGQPDVGVYGGGAEAANALPASAIAAAFADATGKVIRQVPLSPKRVREATSENETLSLGPLPA, encoded by the coding sequence ATGGATCGGTCTCAAACAATCCCGATCACGGGGATGGCCACGCTGACGAGGCGCAAGCTGATAGGCGGCGGCGCCTTGCTGATAGGCTTCGGCCTGTTCGGCTGCAAATCAGTTGGCGGCACGGCCGAATATCTCGAGGACATGGCTATCGACCCGACCAATGCAGCATCGTGGGTGGAAGTCCGGCCTGACAATTCGATTGTCATGCGAACGGGCAACAGTGATTTCGGACAGGGAACCATCTTCACCGCCTACAGGCAAATCGTTGCGGAAGAGATGAGCACGACGGTGGATGCTATCACCACCATCGTGATGGGCGATACGGATAGGACGCCGGACGGCGGCGGGTCCTATGCGTTTCTCGGCGAAGGCTCGCCAAACATCCGAAAGGCGGCCGCCTATGTTTATCAAGCCCTGCTCGATCTCGGCGCTAAGCATCTGAATGTTCCGCGCCAAAAACTGGTCGCCCGCGACGGCACCTTTACGGCTAACGGCAAGTCCGTCACTTATGGCGAACTGGTGCGCGGACAGGAACTGAAGCTCACGATCCCGGTCACGCCCCTCTGGCCGATGGGGCTTATGATTAGCGGAACCCCCCCTACCAAGCCGGTGAGCGAATATACGATCATCGGCAAGTCAGTCGACAACAGCGTCATAGCATCGAAAGTTTCTGGTACAACGAACTGGTTGTCCGATTTCAAACTTCCCGAGATGCTGCATGCGCGTATCATACGTCCTCCCAGCTTCGGCTCGAAGCTTAAGTCGGTGGGAACTCTCGACAAGAATGCGTTCCCCAATACAAGACTGGTAGTAAAGAAAAATCTGGTGGCGGTCGTTTCTCCTGATGAGTGGGAGGCGGTCCAGGCCGCCAGCGCTCTCGCCGGCGAGGCGAAGTGGACCGAATGGAAGGGCCTGCCTGGCAATGCCGGGCTCAACCACGCCCTTCGGAAGCTGAATTGGACCAAGGTGCCCGCCCAAAAGGCCGGTGGCAAGGACGATGTTTCGGTTTCCATGAAGGCTGCAGAAAGGACCCATAAAGCGTCCTACTATCTGGCTTATCAGAAGCATGTACCGATCGGACCGTCCATGGCTGTTGCCGATGTGAAGCCAGACGGCACGGCGTTCGTATACGCCCATGTCCAGAATGCACAAATGTTGCGCCGACAGATTGCAAGGATGCTGAATACGTCGCTGGACAAGGTCGTGGTACGCTCACTGCCGGGTCCGGGCCATTATGGACGGTCGAATGGCGGATCTGCGGGAGGTGAGGACGAAGCCGTCATCCTTTCAAAGGAGCTGGGCCAACCGGTCCGCGTCCAATGGAGCCGGGCTGAAGACGTCCAGTGGTCGACACAGTCTCCGGCAGGATTTTCGGATATCGAGATCGGTCTGGACGATAGCGGCAAGATGGTCGCCTATAAAGCCGATCATTATATGCCGACCATGTACGAAAATCGCCCGATCGGAGCGTTGCTTGCCGGCATGCCCACCGAAGCCCGGCCTGATCAGGTGAAGGAAGGGATGGGTGTTGGCATCACGAACATGATGTGGGACCAGTGGCTCTATGACGGCTTGGGCGACTACGCGCAGCGGGCCCACGGCAGCGCTCAGGTCGGCGAAGCTGACTCGCCTCTGAACATCGGCCTGCGCTGCCGCAGCATGCGGACGCCTGGGCATTTTCAACAGAACTTCCCGCGTGAGCTGGCGATCAGCGAAGCGGCCATGCTTGCTGGGAAGGATCCGCTGCAATTCCGCATCGACCATGCGACGGACAAACGCGTGGTCGGCGTGCTGGAGAAGGTGCGCGAAGTTTCGGGATGGGTGCCCCGCCCTTCGCCTACCCCCGGCGCATCATTGGCAAAATCCTCGCAGGTCCGCGGTCGCGGCGTGTCGACGATATTTCGGCAAGGCTCTTATTGGGCGTGCGTCTGCGAAATCGCCGTTACTCCCTCCGATGGGACCATCAGGGTCGAAAAGGTTACCGTCGTGGTCGATCCCGGTATCGTCATCAACCCGAAGCAGCTCAAGCGTCAGATTGAGGGTGGCATTACCATGGGATTGAGCCAAGCCCTTCGGGAGGAAGTCCAGTTCGACGAAGGCATCGTCACCAGCCAAGATTGGGCAAGTTATCCGATATTCACCATGGCCGACATGCCGGAAATTGAGGTGGTGCTTGCCGGACAACCCGATGTCGGCGTTTACGGCGGCGGGGCAGAGGCTGCCAATGCACTACCCGCATCAGCCATTGCTGCGGCCTTTGCGGATGCAACCGGAAAGGTCATACGCCAGGTGCCACTCTCTCCAAAGCGCGTGCGCGAGGCCACTTCGGAAAATGAAACGTTAAGCTTGGGGCCCCTTCCCGCCTGA
- a CDS encoding (2Fe-2S)-binding protein, with protein sequence MTSLVVNGSPRKANTSADTPLLYFLRNELGLKGPQFGCGLAQCGVCSVLLDGEEIRSCVTPLAMAEGKEVTTLEGLPNRWARANGQSGVKDAPLHPVQQAWIEEQTPQCGFCQSGMMIKATELLEKTPSPTTAQIKEAFTTSGPSPRLCRCGTYTAIIDAVHRAAGIMNKG encoded by the coding sequence ATGACCTCCCTCGTTGTGAATGGATCGCCACGAAAAGCGAACACATCAGCTGATACTCCATTGCTTTATTTTCTACGCAACGAGTTGGGGCTCAAAGGGCCGCAGTTCGGTTGTGGGCTGGCCCAATGCGGGGTCTGCTCCGTGCTACTGGATGGAGAGGAAATCCGGTCCTGTGTGACTCCGTTGGCGATGGCGGAAGGAAAGGAGGTCACAACTTTGGAAGGCCTACCGAACCGCTGGGCTCGTGCAAACGGCCAAAGCGGCGTGAAGGATGCTCCGCTTCATCCGGTTCAGCAGGCCTGGATCGAGGAACAGACACCACAGTGCGGGTTCTGCCAGAGCGGAATGATGATCAAAGCGACCGAGTTGCTGGAGAAGACGCCGAGCCCGACCACCGCTCAGATCAAGGAAGCTTTCACGACTTCGGGTCCATCGCCCCGGCTATGCCGGTGCGGAACCTATACGGCAATTATAGATGCGGTGCACCGCGCCGCCGGCATCATGAACAAGGGCTAA
- a CDS encoding PQQ-dependent dehydrogenase, methanol/ethanol family: protein MTNLGRIAIGGTALALLLACSIALADVAVTPEARLRDGGDGRDWAAYGATYGEQHFSPLQQINRSNVTELGLAWSMDLPPGLSAVQPLAIDGILYFGVGYSIVHAVEAETGKLLWKYDPDTAGATEGRYRKAWGVRGIAWWNGNIYTATVDGRLIALDAKSGKPSWSAQAADYSAGYYITGAPRAFDGKIIIGNAGADFADGCTPPDCPVVRGYVAAYDAKSGKMLWRFYTVPGNPAVDNDETTHMAAKSWAGEWWKKGGGGTVWNAITYDRDFNQMLIGTGNGAPHLHRERSQGKGDNLFLASIVAIDAGTGAYKWHYQVNPGETWDYNNAMDIQLADLPIGGTMRKVAIHAPKNGFVYVIDRKSGKLLSASNWVPATWASGIDMKTGRPLENPAARDLGDKSFIMQPGSMGAHNWQPSAYSPTSGLLYIPTLYNQPSAYERGARPGKREGKPGMEGNGLDLPSAFTMPTQQRSELTAWDPVTQKAVWRLPTPGPFNGGLMATASGLIFQGQVDGRFVAHDSKSGKALWSFLGQTAIIGAPITFLAGGKQYVTVLTGIGASPAVLGPQLSQFGVRYDQPRRVLTFRLGGKARLPKPTPPTPLVFPDDPTFKPDSIKAKRGQLLYTFNCMSCHGLDGVAGGQAPDLRASSVPQSSEAFRTVVVDGVLSSSGMPRIDGLDNITLNDIGHYIRTRAAESRANARAAAAPR, encoded by the coding sequence ATGACCAACTTGGGACGAATCGCGATTGGTGGAACCGCTCTTGCCTTGCTTCTGGCTTGCTCAATTGCCCTGGCGGATGTTGCGGTAACACCGGAGGCGCGGTTGCGCGATGGCGGGGACGGCCGTGATTGGGCGGCCTACGGCGCGACCTACGGCGAACAGCACTTTAGCCCTTTGCAACAGATTAACCGGAGTAACGTCACCGAGCTGGGGCTTGCATGGTCAATGGACTTGCCTCCTGGTTTGTCCGCCGTTCAACCACTGGCTATTGACGGAATACTCTATTTTGGCGTCGGCTACAGCATCGTGCATGCGGTGGAAGCGGAAACTGGAAAGTTGTTGTGGAAGTATGACCCCGACACCGCGGGCGCGACAGAAGGGCGGTACCGTAAAGCCTGGGGCGTACGTGGCATCGCCTGGTGGAACGGCAATATATATACCGCTACGGTAGATGGACGGCTGATTGCGCTGGATGCTAAGTCCGGCAAGCCTTCATGGTCGGCCCAGGCCGCCGATTACAGCGCGGGCTACTACATAACCGGCGCACCGCGTGCCTTCGACGGTAAGATCATAATCGGCAATGCGGGCGCTGATTTCGCCGATGGCTGTACGCCGCCCGATTGTCCGGTCGTTCGCGGCTATGTCGCTGCCTATGATGCAAAGAGCGGAAAGATGCTCTGGCGCTTTTATACTGTTCCAGGCAACCCGGCCGTCGATAACGACGAAACCACGCATATGGCGGCAAAAAGTTGGGCGGGCGAGTGGTGGAAGAAGGGCGGCGGAGGAACTGTCTGGAATGCGATAACCTATGACAGGGACTTCAATCAAATGCTGATAGGAACCGGCAATGGTGCACCGCACCTTCATCGGGAGCGTAGCCAAGGCAAAGGCGACAATCTCTTCCTCGCTTCGATCGTCGCAATCGACGCCGGAACCGGTGCTTATAAATGGCATTATCAAGTAAATCCTGGTGAAACCTGGGACTATAACAACGCGATGGACATCCAGCTGGCCGATCTTCCGATTGGAGGCACCATGCGGAAAGTGGCCATCCACGCGCCGAAGAACGGCTTTGTATATGTAATCGACCGGAAATCCGGAAAGCTGCTGTCGGCAAGCAACTGGGTGCCGGCGACCTGGGCCAGCGGGATCGACATGAAAACCGGGCGGCCGCTGGAAAATCCGGCCGCGCGGGATCTTGGCGACAAAAGCTTCATCATGCAGCCCGGCTCGATGGGCGCGCATAATTGGCAGCCATCCGCCTATAGCCCCACATCGGGTCTGCTCTATATTCCCACCTTGTATAACCAGCCCTCGGCGTACGAGCGGGGAGCCCGTCCAGGCAAAAGGGAGGGCAAGCCAGGAATGGAGGGCAACGGTCTGGACCTTCCTTCCGCGTTCACGATGCCGACCCAGCAGCGCTCAGAGCTCACGGCCTGGGATCCGGTCACGCAAAAAGCTGTCTGGCGGCTTCCAACGCCGGGGCCGTTCAACGGCGGGTTGATGGCCACTGCATCTGGACTTATTTTTCAGGGGCAGGTCGATGGCCGGTTCGTTGCGCATGATAGCAAATCAGGTAAAGCCCTATGGTCGTTCCTTGGCCAGACCGCGATCATCGGGGCGCCGATTACTTTTTTGGCGGGCGGCAAGCAATATGTCACGGTGTTGACGGGCATAGGCGCATCACCCGCCGTTCTGGGCCCGCAACTCAGCCAGTTTGGCGTTCGCTACGATCAGCCGCGCCGTGTGCTTACCTTTAGGCTAGGCGGCAAGGCGAGGCTGCCGAAGCCCACTCCGCCCACTCCGCTCGTCTTCCCTGACGATCCGACGTTCAAGCCGGACTCAATCAAGGCGAAGCGTGGCCAGCTTCTCTACACGTTCAACTGCATGAGCTGCCATGGCTTGGATGGGGTTGCGGGAGGGCAGGCGCCGGACCTGCGAGCCTCTTCGGTGCCTCAGTCCTCCGAGGCATTCAGGACGGTGGTCGTTGACGGGGTGCTCAGTTCGTCAGGCATGCCGCGTATCGATGGCTTGGACAATATTACGTTGAATGACATCGGCCATTATATTCGGACACGCGCAGCGGAAAGTCGCGCCAATGCCAGAGCGGCGGCAGCACCCCGTTGA